The following are from one region of the Mannheimia granulomatis genome:
- the gloA gene encoding lactoylglutathione lyase, protein MRILHTMLRVGDLERSIKFYTEVLGMRLLRRSENEQYKYTLAFLGYADESESAVIELTYNWGVDKYELGTAYGHIALGVDDIYATIESIRAAGGKITREPGPVLGGKTVIAFAEDPDGYKIEFIENKNAQAALGN, encoded by the coding sequence ATGCGAATTTTACATACTATGTTACGTGTGGGCGATTTAGAGCGTTCTATTAAATTTTACACTGAAGTTTTAGGGATGCGTTTATTGCGTAGAAGTGAGAATGAGCAATATAAATACACTTTAGCATTTTTGGGCTATGCTGATGAGAGTGAAAGTGCTGTTATTGAGTTAACTTATAACTGGGGTGTGGATAAATACGAACTGGGCACAGCTTATGGTCATATTGCATTAGGTGTGGATGATATTTACGCCACTATTGAATCTATACGTGCTGCCGGTGGCAAAATTACCCGCGAGCCGGGCCCTGTTTTAGGGGGCAAAACCGTTATTGCATTCGCAGAAGACCCGGACGGTTATAAAATTGAATTTATTGAAAATAAAAACGCACAAGCAGCATTAGGTAACTAA
- the fis gene encoding DNA-binding transcriptional regulator Fis, which produces MLEQQPTQNPLTVTMLNAQAQQVSKPLRDNVKAALKNYLSQLNGEDPTELYELVLSEIEHPMLDMVMQYTRGNQTRAATMLGINRGTLRKKLKKYGMG; this is translated from the coding sequence ATGTTAGAGCAACAACCTACACAAAACCCATTAACAGTAACCATGTTAAATGCACAAGCACAGCAAGTCAGCAAACCGCTTCGTGACAATGTGAAAGCTGCATTAAAAAACTATTTATCTCAATTAAATGGCGAAGATCCAACAGAATTATACGAATTAGTATTATCTGAGATCGAACACCCGATGTTAGATATGGTGATGCAATATACACGTGGTAACCAAACTCGTGCTGCAACAATGCTCGGTATCAACCGTGGTACATTACGCAAAAAATTAAAAAAATACGGTATGGGTTAA
- the sixA gene encoding phosphohistidine phosphatase SixA: MNIWIMRHGEAGFNAPNDAARSLTDSGIKSIGLQGQWLGQHLINQNIQLDKIIVSPYLRAQQTLEQLILGMQAVKFSQNFATITEIWDEITPDGNPYTVENYLDFLRNEGAKQVLVISHLPLVFDLALSLTHHQANIAFQTATIAEIDWHQTQGNLIQVKYP, from the coding sequence ATGAATATTTGGATTATGCGACATGGGGAAGCCGGTTTTAATGCACCGAATGATGCAGCTCGTTCTTTAACCGACTCCGGCATAAAAAGCATTGGATTACAAGGGCAATGGCTAGGGCAACATTTAATTAATCAAAACATCCAATTAGATAAAATTATCGTTAGCCCCTATTTAAGAGCTCAGCAAACACTTGAGCAACTCATTTTAGGTATGCAAGCGGTTAAATTTTCACAAAATTTTGCTACTATCACTGAAATCTGGGATGAAATCACACCTGATGGTAATCCATATACGGTAGAAAACTATCTGGACTTTTTACGCAATGAGGGAGCAAAACAGGTTTTGGTTATTTCTCATCTACCACTGGTATTCGATCTAGCTCTCTCATTAACTCATCATCAAGCCAATATTGCCTTTCAAACTGCTACCATCGCAGAAATTGACTGGCACCAAACACAAGGCAACCTGATTCAGGTTAAATACCCTTAA
- the pyk gene encoding pyruvate kinase: MSRKLRRTKIVCTMGPATDRGNTLEKIIAAGANMVRMNFSHGVPEDHIERANKVREIASRLGRHVAILGDLQGPKIRVSTFKDGKIFLNIGDKFTLDADLPRGEGYQEAVGLDYKNLPNDVVPGDILLLDDGNVQLKVLEVEGMKVHTEVTVGGPLSNNKGINKLGGGLSAPALTEKDKEDIKLAAKIGVDYLAVSFPQSSADLHYARELAKEAGLDAKIVAKVERAETVATEEAMDDIILGADVVMVARGDLGVEIGDAALVGVQKRLIRRARKLNRVVITATQMMESMIKKPMPTRAEVMDVANAVLDGTDAVMLSGETANGDYPVETVRSMAEVCLGAETMPSINISRHRMEGSFKSIDEAVAMSAMYTANHLEGVSAIVSLTHSGETAKLMSRISSGLPIYAMSRNQKALNLSALYRGVTPVYYNEESRTMEGAKKAIATLKEQGYLLTGELVLLTHGDELRAGGTNTCRILRVE, translated from the coding sequence ATGTCTAGAAAACTCAGAAGAACCAAGATTGTTTGTACAATGGGGCCTGCAACGGACCGTGGCAATACTTTAGAAAAAATTATTGCAGCCGGTGCGAACATGGTTCGTATGAACTTCTCTCATGGTGTGCCTGAAGATCACATTGAACGTGCTAATAAAGTGCGTGAAATTGCATCAAGATTAGGCCGTCATGTTGCGATTCTTGGTGATCTTCAAGGTCCTAAAATTCGTGTGTCTACATTTAAAGATGGAAAAATTTTCTTAAATATCGGTGATAAATTTACCTTAGATGCAGATTTACCTCGTGGTGAAGGCTACCAAGAAGCAGTAGGTTTAGATTATAAAAACCTTCCAAATGATGTTGTGCCGGGTGATATTCTTTTATTAGACGATGGTAATGTTCAACTTAAAGTATTAGAAGTTGAAGGAATGAAAGTTCATACTGAAGTGACTGTTGGCGGTCCGCTATCGAATAACAAAGGGATCAATAAATTAGGTGGTGGTTTATCTGCCCCAGCATTAACAGAGAAAGATAAAGAAGATATCAAATTAGCAGCAAAAATTGGAGTAGATTACTTAGCGGTTTCATTTCCACAATCAAGCGCAGACTTACACTATGCTCGTGAATTAGCGAAAGAAGCCGGTTTAGACGCGAAAATCGTTGCTAAAGTTGAACGTGCAGAAACTGTTGCCACCGAAGAGGCAATGGATGACATCATTTTAGGTGCAGATGTTGTGATGGTTGCTCGTGGTGACCTAGGTGTTGAAATCGGTGATGCGGCATTAGTTGGTGTTCAAAAACGTTTAATCCGCCGAGCACGTAAATTAAACCGTGTTGTTATTACTGCAACGCAAATGATGGAATCTATGATCAAAAAACCAATGCCGACCCGAGCAGAGGTGATGGACGTTGCTAACGCGGTATTAGATGGTACTGATGCGGTAATGCTTTCCGGCGAAACGGCAAACGGTGATTATCCGGTTGAAACGGTAAGATCAATGGCTGAAGTGTGCTTAGGTGCGGAAACTATGCCAAGTATTAATATCTCTCGCCATCGTATGGAAGGTTCATTTAAGTCTATTGACGAAGCTGTTGCAATGTCTGCAATGTATACGGCAAACCATTTAGAAGGTGTTTCTGCTATCGTTTCATTAACACATTCTGGTGAAACGGCAAAATTAATGAGCCGTATCAGCTCAGGCTTGCCTATCTATGCTATGTCTCGTAATCAAAAAGCCTTGAATCTCTCTGCTCTTTACCGTGGTGTAACACCGGTATATTACAATGAAGAGAGCCGTACAATGGAAGGTGCAAAAAAAGCGATTGCGACATTAAAAGAGCAAGGTTATTTATTAACCGGTGAATTAGTGCTTTTAACTCACGGTGATGAACTAAGAGCCGGTGGTACAAACACTTGCCGTATTTTAAGAGTTGAATAA
- a CDS encoding aromatic amino acid transport family protein, which produces MAMPSQRFSLTWVLNLFGTAVGAGVLFLPINAGMGGFYPLVIMTLLVGPMTYLAHRGLTRFVLSSKHEGSDITEVVREHFGDKAGKLITLLYFFAIFPILLIYGVGITNTVSSFIENQLQLTAPPRVILSFILIAAMIGVMLLSEQVMLKITAWLVYPLVFILFGLSIYLIPEWNGAALKQMPTTGDFLTTLWLTIPVLVFAFNHSPAISSFALSQQNFYKDSNKAEIEASKVLRSTAFILVLFVMFFVFSCVLTLTPEELAQAKVQNISILSYLANKFDNPIISYFGPFVAFLAIGSSFFGHYLGAREGLEGLVNQMREHPIEPSKFRKITAVVFLVVLWIVATINPSILGFIESLGGPIIAMILFIMPVYAVYKVPALARFKNLFSNAFVFVMGCIAISAIVYGLL; this is translated from the coding sequence ATGGCTATGCCATCTCAACGTTTTTCTCTAACTTGGGTGCTTAATTTATTTGGTACAGCAGTTGGAGCCGGGGTTTTATTTTTACCGATTAATGCCGGTATGGGAGGATTTTATCCACTTGTTATCATGACCTTATTAGTGGGGCCTATGACTTATTTAGCACACCGTGGGTTAACACGTTTTGTACTATCTTCAAAGCATGAAGGGAGTGATATTACTGAAGTTGTGCGTGAACATTTTGGCGATAAAGCAGGTAAATTAATTACACTGCTTTATTTCTTTGCGATTTTTCCGATTTTATTAATTTATGGGGTGGGGATTACCAATACCGTTAGTTCTTTTATTGAAAACCAACTTCAGCTAACAGCACCACCTAGAGTGATTTTATCGTTTATCTTAATTGCAGCAATGATTGGTGTGATGTTATTAAGTGAACAAGTGATGTTAAAAATCACCGCTTGGTTAGTTTATCCGCTAGTCTTTATTTTATTTGGACTATCGATTTATCTTATTCCTGAATGGAATGGTGCGGCATTAAAACAGATGCCGACAACAGGCGATTTTTTAACGACACTTTGGTTGACCATTCCGGTATTGGTTTTTGCTTTTAACCATTCCCCTGCAATTTCATCTTTTGCACTCTCGCAGCAAAATTTCTATAAAGATAGCAATAAAGCAGAAATTGAGGCAAGTAAGGTATTACGTTCAACAGCCTTTATTTTAGTATTATTTGTGATGTTCTTCGTGTTTAGCTGTGTGCTTACACTCACGCCTGAAGAATTGGCCCAAGCAAAAGTACAAAATATTTCGATTTTGTCTTATTTAGCGAATAAATTTGATAATCCGATTATTTCCTATTTTGGTCCTTTCGTTGCCTTTTTAGCAATCGGTAGCTCATTCTTCGGGCATTACTTAGGGGCTCGTGAGGGATTAGAAGGATTAGTCAACCAAATGCGTGAGCACCCGATTGAACCAAGCAAATTCCGTAAAATTACTGCGGTGGTTTTTTTAGTCGTCTTATGGATTGTCGCAACGATTAACCCAAGTATTTTAGGTTTTATTGAAAGTTTAGGTGGACCTATTATTGCGATGATTCTGTTTATTATGCCTGTTTATGCGGTTTACAAAGTGCCGGCATTAGCTCGCTTTAAAAATCTATTTAGTAATGCTTTTGTTTTTGTAATGGGCTGTATAGCTATTTCAGCGATAGTGTACGGATTACTTTAA
- a CDS encoding L-serine ammonia-lyase translates to MISVFDMFKVGIGPSSSHTVGPMKAAKEFVDDLLNRKFLAKIDRLRVDVYGSLSLTGRGHNTDTAIIMGLMGYLPHNVDIERIEQTVADLKSTKQLTLAENSQQPKVITFDFFEDMPFHRDFLPLHENGVKFSAFEGQNLLFENTYYSIGGGFIVDEANFGKVQESAITVPFPYKNAADLLAHCSENGLPLSSVVWKNELALHSKEEISAYLAKIWQTMEACIQRGIHTEGLLPGPIKVARRACSLRRTLEANSKFNIDPMQIIDWVNMFALAVNEENAAGGRVVTAPTNGACGIVPAVLAYYEKFISPLNTETIERYLLTASVIGSLYKMNASISGAEVGCQGEVGVACSMAAAALTEIMGGTADQVCMAAEIGMEHNLGLTCDPVGGQVQVPCIERNAIASVKAINASRMALRRTTRPQVSLDKVIETMYETGKDMNAKYRETSTGGLAIKILPCD, encoded by the coding sequence ATGATTAGTGTTTTTGATATGTTTAAGGTGGGAATCGGACCGTCCAGTTCCCATACTGTTGGGCCGATGAAAGCGGCGAAAGAATTTGTTGATGACTTACTTAATCGTAAATTTTTAGCAAAAATTGACCGCTTGCGTGTTGATGTTTATGGCTCTCTCTCGTTAACAGGACGTGGGCATAATACAGATACTGCTATTATTATGGGGCTAATGGGCTACCTTCCGCATAATGTTGATATTGAACGTATTGAGCAAACCGTCGCTGATTTAAAATCAACTAAGCAGTTAACCTTAGCTGAAAATAGTCAGCAGCCGAAAGTAATTACTTTTGATTTCTTTGAGGATATGCCTTTTCATCGTGATTTTTTACCGCTACACGAAAATGGCGTTAAGTTTAGTGCTTTTGAGGGGCAAAATTTACTCTTTGAAAATACTTATTACTCCATTGGTGGTGGTTTTATTGTCGATGAGGCGAACTTTGGCAAAGTCCAAGAAAGTGCGATAACAGTACCTTTTCCTTATAAAAATGCAGCAGACCTATTGGCACATTGTAGCGAAAATGGCTTACCGCTTTCTTCTGTGGTGTGGAAAAATGAATTAGCCCTTCACAGTAAAGAAGAAATTTCTGCCTATTTGGCTAAAATTTGGCAAACGATGGAAGCTTGTATCCAACGAGGTATACATACCGAAGGGTTATTACCCGGACCAATAAAAGTGGCTCGCCGTGCTTGCTCATTACGTCGTACATTGGAGGCAAACAGTAAGTTTAATATTGACCCGATGCAGATTATTGACTGGGTAAATATGTTTGCCTTAGCGGTAAATGAAGAAAATGCGGCGGGGGGAAGAGTGGTTACTGCTCCGACTAACGGTGCTTGTGGCATTGTGCCTGCAGTTTTGGCGTATTATGAAAAATTTATTTCCCCACTTAATACCGAAACAATAGAGCGCTATTTGCTTACAGCAAGTGTAATTGGTTCACTTTATAAGATGAATGCCTCCATTTCCGGTGCAGAGGTAGGATGTCAAGGCGAAGTTGGTGTTGCGTGTTCAATGGCAGCGGCTGCTTTAACCGAAATTATGGGGGGAACAGCAGATCAGGTTTGTATGGCTGCTGAAATCGGGATGGAGCATAATCTAGGATTAACTTGCGATCCTGTGGGCGGACAGGTACAGGTGCCTTGTATTGAGCGAAATGCAATTGCATCAGTGAAAGCAATTAATGCCAGCCGTATGGCTTTACGTCGTACAACCCGTCCACAAGTGAGCTTGGATAAGGTTATCGAAACGATGTATGAAACAGGTAAGGATATGAATGCGAAATACCGTGAGACCTCCACCGGTGGTTTAGCTATAAAAATATTACCTTGTGATTAA
- the rnt gene encoding ribonuclease T — translation MEKTAEQVDYKLLKNRFRGYLPVVIDVETAGLNAQTDALLELAAITVKMDEEGYLVPDQKCHFHIKPFEGANINPESLKFNGIDIDNPLRGAVAENIAIPEMFKMVRKAMKEQGCQRAVIVAHNAAFDQGFIQAAVKRINAKRDPFHPFAMFDTASLAGFMYGQTVLVKACQMAKIAFDGHQAHSALYDTEKTAELFCAMVNRLKDLGGFPLVSPE, via the coding sequence ATGGAAAAAACAGCGGAACAAGTCGATTATAAATTATTAAAAAATCGTTTTCGGGGCTACTTGCCTGTAGTAATTGATGTTGAAACAGCAGGGTTAAATGCACAGACAGACGCATTATTAGAGCTTGCGGCGATTACGGTGAAAATGGATGAGGAAGGCTATTTAGTGCCTGATCAGAAATGCCACTTCCATATCAAGCCTTTTGAAGGAGCGAATATTAACCCCGAATCGCTGAAGTTTAACGGTATTGATATTGATAACCCACTGCGTGGTGCGGTAGCAGAAAATATTGCGATTCCCGAAATGTTTAAAATGGTTCGTAAGGCAATGAAGGAGCAGGGTTGCCAGCGTGCAGTGATAGTTGCTCATAATGCGGCTTTTGACCAAGGCTTTATACAAGCTGCGGTGAAGCGTATTAATGCTAAACGTGATCCGTTTCACCCTTTTGCCATGTTTGATACCGCAAGTCTTGCCGGTTTTATGTATGGACAAACGGTTTTAGTCAAAGCATGCCAAATGGCTAAAATTGCTTTTGATGGTCACCAAGCACATTCTGCGTTATATGATACGGAAAAAACGGCCGAATTGTTTTGTGCAATGGTCAATCGATTGAAAGATCTGGGTGGCTTTCCATTAGTTTCGCCGGAATAA
- the dusB gene encoding tRNA dihydrouridine synthase DusB, with translation MQIGQYVIKNRIFLAPMAGITDQPFRRLCHQLGAGLTFSEMMSTNPDVWHTEKSRLRLAHHEEIGINAVQIAGSDPAEMAEAAKINVEYGADIIDINMGCPAKKVNKKMAGSALLREPELVAQILDAVVNAVNVPVTLKIRTGWDPENRNCLQIAKIAEQAGIAALTIHGRTRSCLFNGEAEYESVKAVKQAISIPVIANGDITSADKAKFVLDYTHADAVMIGRGSFGNPWLFKEINDFFETGQYSSLTKDEKYQLMFKHIEDLHLFYGEEKGYRIARKHVGWYIEQLQPESNFKRTFNTLSSTHEQLNALEDFVKSIR, from the coding sequence ATGCAAATAGGACAATATGTAATAAAAAACCGTATTTTCCTTGCACCTATGGCAGGTATTACTGACCAACCTTTTCGGCGTTTATGCCACCAACTTGGTGCAGGCTTAACCTTTTCAGAAATGATGTCCACTAACCCTGATGTATGGCATACTGAAAAATCAAGATTGCGTTTAGCACATCATGAAGAAATCGGTATCAATGCTGTACAAATTGCAGGATCAGATCCGGCTGAAATGGCTGAAGCTGCAAAAATAAATGTTGAGTATGGTGCCGATATTATTGATATTAATATGGGCTGCCCGGCGAAAAAGGTCAATAAAAAAATGGCAGGCTCCGCTCTGCTACGTGAACCGGAATTAGTCGCTCAAATATTAGATGCTGTAGTGAATGCTGTGAATGTGCCTGTAACGCTAAAAATTAGAACAGGCTGGGATCCGGAAAATAGAAATTGTCTTCAAATTGCTAAAATCGCAGAGCAAGCAGGTATTGCTGCATTAACTATTCATGGACGTACTCGCAGCTGTTTATTCAATGGCGAGGCTGAATATGAGAGTGTCAAAGCGGTAAAGCAAGCAATTTCAATCCCTGTAATAGCTAATGGAGATATTACCTCTGCAGACAAGGCAAAGTTTGTCCTTGACTATACTCATGCCGATGCGGTCATGATTGGTAGGGGCAGTTTTGGGAATCCTTGGTTATTTAAGGAAATTAATGATTTTTTTGAAACCGGACAATATTCAAGCTTGACCAAAGATGAAAAATATCAATTAATGTTTAAGCATATTGAAGACCTGCACCTCTTTTATGGTGAAGAAAAAGGTTATCGAATCGCAAGAAAACATGTTGGTTGGTACATTGAACAATTACAGCCGGAATCAAATTTTAAACGCACTTTTAATACATTAAGCTCGACTCACGAGCAACTTAATGCATTAGAAGATTTTGTTAAATCGATTCGTTAG